One genomic segment of Brassica napus cultivar Da-Ae chromosome A3, Da-Ae, whole genome shotgun sequence includes these proteins:
- the LOC106367279 gene encoding uncharacterized protein LOC106367279: protein MNGGVLRVKHHLVGGFSTVTLCPKVTDHVREEIKAFLLNKANAKAALQMQQPAFDYDEEVEEPRPSQPNLKKRKGPMDKFVAPTPPDVLKGRKDRKDIFGVCDKEERDNACRAIAKWFYDAAIPFNAANYDSFKEALELVGRYGSGFKPPSMYELRVPFLIKEVEEVENQLVEHKTEWAAKGCSIMSDGWRDSVVQKDIINFLVNSPKGSVFIKSVDVSEAVKDANLLFSMLDRMVDEVGEANVVQVVTDNASNYVKAGKFISV from the coding sequence ATGAATGGTGGAGTTTTAAGGGTTAAACATCATCTGGTTGGAGGCTTCTCTACTGTAACTCTCTGTCCTAAagtcactgatcatgtgaggGAAGAAATCAAAGCCTTCCTCTTAAACAAGGCTAATGCTAAAGCTGCTCTCCAAATGCAACAACCAGCCTTTGATTATGATGAAGAAGTAGAAGAACCACGCCCATCTCAGCCTAATCTGAAGAAACGTAAGGGTCCTATGGACAAGTTTGTTGCTCCTACTCCTCCTGATGTCTTGAAAGGAAGAAAAGACAGAAAAGATATTTTTGGAGTATGTGATAAAGAAGAAAGGGACAATGCTTGTAGAGCTATTGCAAAGTGGTTCTATGATGCAGCGATTCCTTTCAATGCCGCCAACTATGACAGTTTCAAGGAGGCACTTGAATTAGTAGGTCGATATGGTTCTGGTTTTAAGCCACCAAGTATGTATGAGCTGCGAGTTCCTTTCTTGATTAAAGAAGTTGAGGAAGTTGAGAATCAGCTGGTGGAACACAAAACAGAATGGGCAGCAAAAGGTTGTTCAATCATGTCTGATGGATGGCGTGATTCAGTTGTTCAAAAGGACATCATCAACTTCCTTGTTAACTCTCCAAAGGGATCAGTTTTCATCAAATCAGTTGATGTTTCAGAGGCTGTGAAAGACGCTAACTTGCTGTTTAGCATGCTTGATCGTATGGTTGATGAAGTTGGAGAGGCTAATGTTGTCCAAGTGGTAACTGACAATGCATCAAACTATGTTAAAGCTGGTAAGTTTATTTCTGTCTAA
- the LOC106417200 gene encoding uncharacterized protein LOC106417200 yields MAKRPHLYWLPCAAHCIDLMLEDIGKIPSVKATIRSCIFMNGYIYGHTSMVNMMRRFTGQRNLHRPAVTRFATSFITLGQYYHHKNNLRKFVTSQDWNDAKWSKEAGAKRVKQIILQESFWRNVLYAIRLTEPLVKVLRLVDGERKPAMGYIYEAMDKAKEKISENLLWKEDQYKRAFEIIDERWNCQLHHPLHAAGHFLNPEFQYKGPEVNCEEVMRGLYDTIEKLVPEVATQDQILKELDYFKSASGLFGHPMAIRQRETKAPAEWWLSYGASTPTLRDFAVRILSLTCSATGCERNWSVFQHIHTKKRNRLTQKRLNDMVFVKYNRALRRRYNLKDTIDPIDLEEIDEGNEWLVGTMDGESADGVDLVFEDDDLPWELVSKACGANEPSYTTRGTTNRNERGKNSSTSSTPSQKASQRPSQMMLIDEDDDNEIEEDVEAGANKYVDVDEYVGSEDFDSLF; encoded by the coding sequence ATGGCCAAAAGACCTCATCTATATTGGCTTCCTTGTGCGGCACACTGCATTGATCTCATGTTGGAGGATATAGGAAAGATTCCTTCGGTTAAGGCTACAATAAGAAGCTGCATCTTCATGAATGGCTACATCTATGGTCATACATCTATGGTGAATATGATGAGAAGGTTCACAGGCCAGAGAAATCTGCATAGACCAGCAGTTACTCGTTTTGCTACGTCATTCATCACACTTGGCCAGTACTACCACCACAAAAATAACTTGAGAAAGTTTGTAACTTCTCAAGATTGGAATGATGCAAAGTGGTCAAAAGAAGCAGGAGCAAAGAGGGTGAAACAAATCATTCTGCAAGAGAGCTTCTGGAGAAATGTTCTTTATGCAATCAGGTTGACTGAGCCCTTAGTTAAAGTTCTTCGATTGGTAGATGGGGAGAGAAAACCAGCTATGGGGTATATTTATGAAGCAATGGATAAAGCCAAGGAAAAGATTTCTGAAAACTTACTGTGGAAAGAAGATCAGTACAAGCGTGCTTTTGAAATAATTGATGAAAGATGGAACTGCCAGCTCCATCACCCTTTGCATGCTGCTGGTCACTTTTTGAATCCTGAGTTTCAGTACAAAGGACCTGAAGTGAATTGTGAAGAGGTTATGAGAGGATTATATGACACCATTGAAAAGTTGGTTCCTGAAGTTGCAACTCAAGATCAGATACTTAAAGAGCTGGATTATTTTAAGAGTGCTTCTGGACTCTTTGGCCATCCGATGGCGATAAGACAAAGGGAAACAAAGGCACCAGCTGAGTGGTGGTTGTCTTATGGAGCATCTACTCCAACACTTAGAGATTTTGCTGTAAGAATTCTAAGTCTCACGTGTAGTGCAACAGGCTGCGAGAGAAATTGGAGTGTATTTCAGCATATCCATACCAAGAAAAGGAATCGCTTGACCCAAAAACGGTTGAATGATATGGTTTTTGTTAAGTACAACCGTGCTCTTCGACGTCGTTACAATCTGAAAGATACAATTGATCCCATTGACCTAGAAGAAATTGATGAGGGTAATGAGTGGCTGGTAGGAACAATGGATGGAGAATCTGCTGATGGTGTTGATCTAGtatttgaagatgatgatttaCCATGGGAATTGGTAAGCAAGGCATGTGGAGCTAATGAGCCTAGTTACACTACTAGAGGAACTACAAATAGGAATGAAAGAGGAAAGAATTCATCCACAAGCTCAACTCCAAGTCAAAAAGCTTCTCAAAGGCCATCTCAAATGATGTTGATTGATGAGGATGATGACAATGAAATTGAAGAAGATGTTGAAGCTGGGGCTAATAAGTATGTGGACGTTGATGAGTATGTAGGCAGCGAAGATtttgattctctgttttaa
- the LOC106417951 gene encoding DExH-box ATP-dependent RNA helicase DExH4, chloroplastic: MESSDVEEVSGPRPFDVIAEEYCLERSDAVKAKQKGDTSRQKQAGLAICKLKQELSGISEAMLESEFLREQAFEDATEKEVKPPKRDDVHESVNADALSIQLLDDMNLDANPVGSRSSEKIQPKALPLSSPGQELAISHDIFDDMELGDLFSEDVPPYEPSPHELLGRQKKEIMRELRDEKNLGKLEGIWKKGEAQKIPKALLHRLCQKSGWEAPKFNKATWEGSKFSYTISVMCKSSGCGKSRQAGGLVTIKRSHQVEDFASIEDAQNRVASFALHKLFSDLPVHSAITEPYASLVLVWKQEESLGIQSREEERREKFVDSLLEAHNFTLTALPNGMHGVIPLVDSCVKESDDLNVVKSNHRAKRNISMEAVCSSLKRRQENNKKTQKYKNMLKTRDALPISEIKKMTYCTI, encoded by the exons ATGGAATCTTCGGACGTTGAGGAG GTATCTGGTCCAAGGCCTTTCGATGTGATTGCTGAAGAATATTGTTTGGAAAGATCTGATGCTGTAAAAGCAAAGCAGAAGGGTGATACAAGCAGACAGAAGCAAGCAGGCCTAGCCATTTGCAAGCTCAAGCAAGAATTGTCTG GGATATCAGAAGCAATGTTGGAATCTGAGTTTCTGCGTGAACAAGCTTTTGAAGACGCTACAGAAAAAGAAGTAAAACCCCCCAAGCGTGATGACGTTCATGAGTCAGTAAATGCTGATGCTCTCTCGATTCAGCTGTTAGATGACATGAACCTGGATGCAAATCCTGTTGGAAGCCGTAGTTCTGAGAAAATTCAACCTAAAGCTCTTCCCTTAAGTTCCCCAGGACAAGAATTAGCTATATCACATGATATATTTGATGACATGGAGCTTGGCGATTTGTTCTCAGAAGATGTTCCGCCTTATGAACCTTCACCTCATGAACTCTTGGGACGACAGAAGAAGGAAATTATGAGAGAACTACGGGATGAGAAAAATCTTGGAAAGCTGGAGGGTATCTGGAAGAAG GGTGAAGCACAAAAGATCCCAAAGGCATTGCTTCATCGTCTCTGCCAAAAGTCAGGGTGGGAAGCACCAAAGTTCAATAAAGCAACTTGGGAAGGAAGCAAGTTCTCATATACTATAAGCGTTATGTGTAAATCCAGTGGATGTGGTAAAAGCAGACAAGCTGGAGGTTTGGTAACTATTAAACGTTCTCATCAAGTTGAGGATTTTGCATCTATCGAG GATGCACAAAACAGAGTTGCGTCATTTGCTCTTCATAAGCTCTTTTCTGATTTGCCTGTTCACTCTGCAATAACTGAGCCTTATGCCTCTCTTGTTTTGGTCTGGAAACAAG AGGAATCATTGGGTATACAAAGCAGAGAAGAAGAACGAAGAGAAAAGTTTGTTGACAGCTTGCTTGAGGCACACAATTTCACCTTGACCGCTTTGCCGAATGGCATGCACGGGGTAATTCCGCTGGTAGACTCATGCGTCAAAGAGAGCGACGACTTGAATGTTGTCAAATCCAACCATAGAGCTAAAA GAAATATTTCCATGGAAGCTGTATGTTCTTCTCTTAAACGAAGACaggaaaataataagaaaacgCAGAAGTACAAG AATATGTTGAAAACTAGAGATGCTCTTCCTATatcagaaataaaaaaaatgacataCTGCACCATCTGA